The following are encoded together in the Kiloniellales bacterium genome:
- a CDS encoding arylesterase codes for MVIPAASVESPRSRPPAGFRGPVFLLAVLLFLGGLLIQASSTSAQPLKLLTFGDSLIHGYGLPAGETFPAQLEAALRAEGFDIKVLNGGNSGDTTAAGRARLDWALSDDPDLVLVTLGGNDMLRGLEPSETYRNLDAILTRLETEGLPVLLTGMLAPRNLGAEYAAEFDAVFPRLAEEHDVAFYPFFLDGVAMRPEFNQPDGLHPNGAGVAVIVEAILPALRPLIDAAQARGSDG; via the coding sequence ATGGTGATTCCGGCCGCCTCCGTCGAGTCTCCCCGCAGCCGGCCCCCAGCAGGGTTCCGCGGCCCGGTGTTCCTGCTGGCCGTGCTATTGTTCCTCGGTGGGCTCCTGATCCAGGCCTCCTCGACGTCCGCGCAACCGCTCAAGCTCCTGACCTTCGGCGACAGCCTGATTCACGGCTACGGCCTGCCTGCCGGAGAGACCTTCCCGGCTCAGCTGGAGGCGGCCCTCAGGGCCGAAGGCTTCGACATCAAGGTGCTCAACGGCGGCAACTCCGGCGACACCACCGCAGCGGGCCGCGCCCGCCTCGACTGGGCGCTGTCGGACGACCCGGACCTGGTCCTGGTCACCCTGGGCGGCAACGACATGCTGCGCGGCCTGGAGCCTTCGGAGACCTACCGCAACCTCGACGCCATCCTGACCCGGCTCGAGACCGAAGGCCTGCCGGTCCTGTTGACGGGCATGCTGGCGCCGCGCAACCTGGGCGCCGAATACGCCGCGGAGTTCGACGCGGTCTTTCCCAGGCTGGCCGAGGAACACGACGTGGCGTTCTATCCTTTCTTCCTCGACGGCGTCGCCATGCGACCGGAGTTCAACCAGCCGGACGGCCTGCACCCCAACGGCGCCGGGGTCGCGGTGATCGTCGAGGCGATCCTGCCGGCCCTGAGGCCATTGATCGACGCGGCACAGGCGCGGGGCTCCGATGGCTGA